A genomic stretch from Mastacembelus armatus chromosome 12, fMasArm1.2, whole genome shotgun sequence includes:
- the mbd2 gene encoding methyl-CpG-binding domain protein 2 isoform X1, with the protein MERKRTDCPALPPGWKKEEVIRKSGLSAGKSDVYYYSPTGKKFRSKPQLSRYLGNTVDLGCFDFRTGKMMPGKLQKNKQRLRHDPFGLSKWGGLRCKGGKPDLNTALPIRQTASIFKQPVTKVTSHPSNKVKTDLQRAIEQPRQLFWEKRLKGLRSSDVTEEVLRTMDLPKGLQSVGPDSSDDTLLSAIASALHMSSAPITGQTSVAAEKNPAIWLNTSQPLCKAFTVTDEHIREQELKVCQARRSLEEALMADGLARATENTRELLEGKTA; encoded by the exons ATGGAGAGGAAAAGGACGGACTGTCCCGCTCTGCCACCCGGCTGGAAGAAAGAAGAAGTGATCAGGAAGTCCGGACTCAGCGCTGGGAAGAGCGACGTCTACTACTACAG TCCTACAGGGAAGAAGTTCAGGAGTAAGCCTCAACTGTCTCGTTACCTTGGCAACACAGTGGATCTGGGATGCTTCGACTTCAGGACAGGGAAGATGATGCCTGGGAAACTGCAGAAGAACAAACAGAGACTTCGTCATGACCCGTTCGGCCTGTCCAAG TGGGGGGGACTAAGATGCAAG GGAGGTAAACCAGACTTGAACACAGCTCTGCCAATCAGACAAACAGCATCCATCTTCAAACAGCCCGTTACCAAGGTTACAAGTCACCCCAGCAACAAGGTGAAGACAGATCTGCAGAGAGCAATTGAGCAGCCCAGACAG CTGTTCTGGGAGAAGAGGTTGAAAGGTCTCCGATCATCAGATGTTACAGAAGAAGTCCTGAGGACCATGGACCTGCCCAAAGGATTGCAGA GCGTTGGTCCGGACTCCAGTGATGACACCCTGTTGTCGGCCATCGCTAGTGCTCTGCACATGAGCTCTGCTCCAATCACAGGCCAAACATCAGTGGCTGCTGAGAAGAACCCAGCCATCTGGCTGAACACATCCCAGCCACTCTGCAAGGCCTTCACCGTCACCGATGAGCACATTCG gGAGCAGGAACTGAAAGTGTGCCAGGCCCGGAGGAGTCTGGAAGAGGCGCTGATGGCTGATGGTTTGGCACGGGCCACCGAAAACACCCGAGAGCTGCTGGAGGGGAAAACTGCCTGA
- the mbd2 gene encoding methyl-CpG-binding domain protein 2 isoform X2 gives MERKRTDCPALPPGWKKEEVIRKSGLSAGKSDVYYYSPTGKKFRSKPQLSRYLGNTVDLGCFDFRTGKMMPGKLQKNKQRLRHDPFGLSKGGKPDLNTALPIRQTASIFKQPVTKVTSHPSNKVKTDLQRAIEQPRQLFWEKRLKGLRSSDVTEEVLRTMDLPKGLQSVGPDSSDDTLLSAIASALHMSSAPITGQTSVAAEKNPAIWLNTSQPLCKAFTVTDEHIREQELKVCQARRSLEEALMADGLARATENTRELLEGKTA, from the exons ATGGAGAGGAAAAGGACGGACTGTCCCGCTCTGCCACCCGGCTGGAAGAAAGAAGAAGTGATCAGGAAGTCCGGACTCAGCGCTGGGAAGAGCGACGTCTACTACTACAG TCCTACAGGGAAGAAGTTCAGGAGTAAGCCTCAACTGTCTCGTTACCTTGGCAACACAGTGGATCTGGGATGCTTCGACTTCAGGACAGGGAAGATGATGCCTGGGAAACTGCAGAAGAACAAACAGAGACTTCGTCATGACCCGTTCGGCCTGTCCAAG GGAGGTAAACCAGACTTGAACACAGCTCTGCCAATCAGACAAACAGCATCCATCTTCAAACAGCCCGTTACCAAGGTTACAAGTCACCCCAGCAACAAGGTGAAGACAGATCTGCAGAGAGCAATTGAGCAGCCCAGACAG CTGTTCTGGGAGAAGAGGTTGAAAGGTCTCCGATCATCAGATGTTACAGAAGAAGTCCTGAGGACCATGGACCTGCCCAAAGGATTGCAGA GCGTTGGTCCGGACTCCAGTGATGACACCCTGTTGTCGGCCATCGCTAGTGCTCTGCACATGAGCTCTGCTCCAATCACAGGCCAAACATCAGTGGCTGCTGAGAAGAACCCAGCCATCTGGCTGAACACATCCCAGCCACTCTGCAAGGCCTTCACCGTCACCGATGAGCACATTCG gGAGCAGGAACTGAAAGTGTGCCAGGCCCGGAGGAGTCTGGAAGAGGCGCTGATGGCTGATGGTTTGGCACGGGCCACCGAAAACACCCGAGAGCTGCTGGAGGGGAAAACTGCCTGA